In the genome of Mycoplasmopsis pulmonis, one region contains:
- a CDS encoding ABC transporter ATP-binding protein: MNKKDEKAKIKEKTITFDSIEAMNTSLIEIGQSPQADWKTLKIINRANNKKRKADARKKFKNLTGNIIDVVNVSKIYTSGNLVTSVLKGVNFHIKKGEFVILYGKSGSGKSTLLNLISGLDRPTKGDVVVNDVNLPYLSNNELTKFRRLNVSFIFQSYNLLENITGFDNVETGDYLQKDKSKKMDIHKLFEIFDLEDVKYKFPAQMSGGQKQRISILRALTKNTDLIFADEPTGALDEKTTLIVLDILQKINQQTGTTIIMVSHNPFMAPIAHKVIRLKEGLIERVEINKKPLSPHEIKWS, translated from the coding sequence ATGAATAAAAAAGATGAAAAAGCCAAGATTAAAGAAAAAACTATTACCTTTGATTCAATAGAGGCTATGAACACTTCTTTAATTGAAATTGGACAAAGCCCACAAGCTGATTGAAAGACTTTGAAAATTATCAATAGAGCCAATAACAAAAAGAGAAAAGCTGATGCAAGAAAAAAATTTAAAAACTTAACCGGTAACATAATTGATGTAGTTAATGTCTCAAAAATTTATACCTCTGGTAATTTAGTTACTTCAGTTTTAAAAGGAGTTAACTTTCATATCAAAAAAGGTGAATTTGTTATTCTTTATGGAAAAAGTGGTTCTGGAAAAAGTACACTTTTAAACCTTATCTCCGGACTTGATAGACCTACTAAAGGGGATGTAGTTGTTAACGATGTTAACTTACCTTATCTTTCAAATAATGAGCTGACAAAATTTAGAAGATTAAATGTTAGTTTTATTTTTCAAAGTTATAACTTGCTTGAAAATATAACAGGTTTTGATAATGTAGAAACAGGTGATTATCTTCAAAAAGATAAATCAAAGAAAATGGATATTCACAAGCTTTTTGAAATCTTTGATCTTGAAGATGTTAAATACAAATTCCCAGCTCAAATGTCTGGAGGTCAAAAACAAAGAATATCTATTTTAAGAGCTCTAACAAAAAACACTGATTTGATTTTTGCCGATGAGCCAACAGGTGCTTTAGATGAAAAAACAACTTTAATAGTTCTTGATATTTTACAAAAAATAAATCAGCAAACCGGAACAACAATAATTATGGTTTCTCACAACCCATTTATGGCACCTATTGCTCACAAAGTTATTAGATTAAAAGAAGGTCTTATTGAAAGAGTTGAAATTAATAAAAAGCCTCTAAGCCCTCATGAAATAAAATGATCATAG
- a CDS encoding ABC transporter permease — MFKILKEVFKSLAHNKVTVIGLSILVFLTSGIFTLLFDVKNSYQRQFDSYSKISKNHDLTVDLDLKTNGKIPSSGIYNKAIEEYKLSNPNQEKKKILDFSSNYILASKYLEQNDPNLNSLYIKASYLENLYNNTVVDSRIAIDKNKNSITFLSDQTHIPLYELKSNGDFVQKQVENVIKKDTKFTFDSPFFLREIAEIKNKANDNDFLASIGGIYLNLKTKQATVSLLKSIEWRNRKELYVLSSDQVAKILGFSKNNVSGFYEYDKSIQVDQSLPTIASEDVENKKTNINWGTKVYGSFSFPFVSDTEEIKQNSNKHFNPQKGYEVALDSEIIKTYQNEVFFKRHKYTLNYPHPDWNGTTKEAIEQILADAEKSKKFKSFSYWEKRQVIKINGKNHSEFEEVINTLELIKDLKKVNPSTQDLAIYTIKSIENFSDEQIRESNFLYNLSNKRIENQRTNEIIDLSNSITKQNVIDKVSELAGKESLGLRQTISIDSVSEQSERQTFHFVNTGDKDNVINGIKQNVGRLYDEHFNPSKLNTLESNDTNFFRSEEIPSSESGKITTKILDNFHVDKNFLIVDLLYKDISYVDLNGSYRTSNQKIVLIKNVNEEKKFSEGIVKIDNSYYHTILDNNKFILDIKKPLTKDELDLFFIEKNKTISSTKVGDTWARPLDSNKSKIALPFIFRAPRSDVIKEINNQGTFELFLDSIYEAFRKSDLVTRGFISKANLDKMYGPFKRALYNNKFHSVLSSGSINSNIYFKMFFDWISEINKENGNTFFNDVILDFTKELKRQIKEGGATTQQQKDFIVREFKKFDKIFGSLSTTGKLFSALFLNLEVYDIFTYIKDPVKFIEGFEEIIKSIDFTKATSEIGLWYEQNWQKHDQNNKYILLSEIDVLLSILDSADQNKVRLGMGKIVSEIDFNKFLNPEEQDSIYSRFKKIHGENQDVKNFFNKLDGSKEGQEKYSNVSKGLVELISFLDIKSFVARLKQNSEFKLLPKIPNNPKEYKTNSISSKNLWASFLDSIFHGQSDENGVNLGINNDAKIKSILVEMFNISDAGEFLKISDKPLYIPSFKDDKKVGLGDLSVLQSLPQLFASQVDKSKEVFTQLEILNQLDQIKNSLLQNRNLSESQVELLKKYLPLEQDFNFEDKNNVIEHIDANYLLTNQFRFNSTNSSLVNFSTIAKRLLDAPSNHEAYNLASKQLKDSLGSVYEEFELSSSGLKHPDYKLGKKAISLLALFIRLRKESLSIENYQNDYKKIFDFINTKSDDENAFVNVVNSKTLYKDVDDNFDIAGFGISKGLASTSRLANELFEKEAENYKNKEIQKFLDSLTNEARKLIEENKEYFIQIAAILLSFKEYHPTLLNIFEYEDIHRNNFFKYSITNPVFENKIALNELNKQASAAINQSKIIYSLGLSYALVDPMLNILLPQVALWFTSSLNTPENSQNKDNKSNLAYLITNKVVNLGKMNFEQIQNFVSVFLGNSNEGVFNNFENDAKSNLFVDLDYLELIGINENSRKKNDEQELVFGINFKKTIYEFIDAVTYPHTLDNVVVFNDVASYLVKVNQAYLVKNNKTIYTGEIPTNNKLFNEFLLKNKDESWMLNVNGSQFIIVGTDTTSDYLYPVVDENNLQVNTSQQAIVYVNQKGFERVKTFSESPNIKEYILVKAEPKKERLLADQIESYISQQTDQSVGIKKTYLNNEIDPINPERSIRVATPRLIISSVSNFNFYIIIILITLVAISIIFIVHRYIKNKSLVIGILIFQGYSPLQISLSMTVFAMFTAVFGGVFGYVVGNNLQGLLMNVFSNFWTLERHTEKFSIVSLMVAVFLPFLGMSILIILTSLWILRKKPIDLMSGITAIKVGSFSRRINRLFSKRNVKTKFSASLLVNSFFKLLSLAFAITITSTIIMFGISINKVFSKSIDSTYKNRHYSFKLNLATPTLEGGPLTKLNYDEIKNSLYVPLGTPGEANLVDGTYFKPGWSNAINGDRSQKNNGDPKDYLPHVFSAFSMNIIVEGAIRFNLWDLIYNSLPDTQKFRVDKIVSEMGKLLEQTQFDETSPYKLIQNPENGNFYYGSVSDPKNYFKYFDDLQGVRGFFYMRWNAIENTYNHEPITTSRDIFADDYYGDFPNQKNISLRNVYRQFLVRAYTKLHQSENHRIAKELEEKGTQSFPREDYFLSLGGVVFDQRFDETYSYASANFEGTTRSLNIYGYKSDSKFIKIIDENDVDLMQEIAKFETKTIDGKKVYPVVVNTVSSKKYKLGIGSTFGVSILNKATRYSHQIKQENFDNNVIFEVVGINPTFINEEFITSQEIVNEITDLNKIALRENQEIFNGILTSRDKPAQLIGSSSIYSASGYWPAITNFEFKGNESAIYDAIFDESGPLRSVSGLNLSEQQILRWLNSNASSLDELKNNESQRDAALQKYAQVYGSLYASVSSSIDSKDVESGFVTNISSAVNNLTVAILIISLIISVIILVIISVILIAENEKNIAIFAILGYNNKERLILFFSIFVPFIIFAILLSSVFVLAIIFTFNFFLINAASIALPLSLKFWHMLVTFLAVAAIISVTSIFSWIGINKIKPIMLLKGK; from the coding sequence ATGTTCAAAATATTAAAAGAAGTTTTTAAATCACTTGCCCATAATAAGGTAACTGTAATTGGATTGAGTATTTTGGTGTTTTTAACATCAGGAATTTTTACTTTACTTTTTGATGTTAAAAATTCATATCAACGTCAATTTGACTCATATAGTAAAATTTCTAAAAATCATGATTTAACTGTTGATCTTGATTTAAAAACTAATGGAAAAATTCCTTCTTCTGGAATTTATAACAAAGCCATTGAAGAGTACAAATTATCCAATCCAAATCAAGAAAAAAAGAAGATTTTAGACTTTAGCTCTAATTATATTTTAGCCTCAAAATACTTAGAACAAAATGATCCAAATTTAAATTCTCTTTATATCAAAGCATCATATCTTGAAAACTTATATAACAACACTGTTGTTGATTCAAGAATAGCCATTGATAAAAATAAAAATTCAATTACATTTTTATCTGATCAAACACACATACCTTTATATGAATTAAAATCAAATGGAGATTTTGTTCAAAAACAAGTTGAAAATGTCATTAAAAAAGATACAAAATTTACCTTTGATAGTCCCTTTTTTTTAAGAGAAATAGCTGAGATAAAAAACAAAGCAAATGACAATGATTTTTTAGCTAGTATTGGTGGAATATATTTAAATTTAAAAACCAAACAAGCCACTGTTAGTTTACTTAAATCTATTGAGTGAAGAAATAGAAAAGAGCTTTATGTTTTAAGTTCTGATCAAGTTGCAAAGATACTAGGATTTTCAAAAAATAATGTTAGTGGTTTTTATGAATATGATAAATCAATTCAAGTTGATCAATCATTGCCTACAATAGCTAGTGAAGATGTTGAAAATAAAAAAACAAATATAAATTGAGGAACAAAAGTTTATGGTTCTTTTTCATTTCCTTTTGTTAGTGACACTGAGGAAATTAAACAAAATTCTAACAAACACTTTAATCCTCAAAAAGGATATGAAGTTGCTTTGGATTCTGAGATCATTAAAACATATCAAAATGAAGTTTTTTTCAAACGTCATAAATACACACTAAACTATCCACATCCTGATTGAAACGGAACTACAAAAGAGGCTATTGAACAAATATTAGCTGATGCTGAAAAATCTAAAAAATTTAAGTCTTTTTCATATTGAGAAAAAAGACAAGTTATCAAAATTAATGGAAAAAATCACTCTGAATTTGAAGAGGTTATTAATACATTAGAGCTTATTAAAGATCTAAAAAAAGTTAATCCTAGCACTCAAGATTTAGCTATCTATACAATAAAATCAATTGAAAACTTTAGTGATGAACAAATAAGAGAGTCTAACTTTTTATATAACTTATCTAACAAAAGAATTGAAAATCAAAGAACAAATGAAATCATTGATCTTTCAAATAGCATCACCAAACAAAATGTAATAGATAAAGTTAGTGAACTAGCAGGAAAAGAATCATTAGGACTAAGACAGACAATTTCAATTGACTCAGTTAGTGAACAAAGTGAGCGTCAAACTTTTCATTTTGTCAACACAGGTGATAAAGATAATGTAATAAATGGTATTAAACAAAATGTTGGTAGACTTTATGATGAACATTTTAATCCATCTAAATTAAATACATTAGAGAGTAATGACACAAACTTTTTTAGAAGTGAGGAAATCCCTTCTTCTGAATCAGGAAAAATAACTACAAAAATTTTAGATAACTTTCATGTTGATAAAAACTTTTTAATAGTTGATCTTCTTTATAAAGACATTAGCTATGTTGATCTTAATGGAAGTTATAGAACTAGCAATCAAAAAATTGTCTTAATAAAAAATGTTAATGAGGAGAAAAAATTTAGTGAGGGAATTGTAAAAATAGATAACAGCTATTACCACACTATTTTAGATAACAATAAATTTATTTTAGACATTAAAAAACCTCTTACTAAAGATGAACTTGATTTATTTTTTATTGAAAAAAATAAGACAATTTCATCTACAAAAGTTGGTGATACATGAGCTAGACCACTTGATAGTAATAAATCTAAAATTGCACTTCCTTTTATTTTTAGAGCACCTAGATCAGATGTTATAAAAGAAATTAATAATCAAGGAACTTTTGAACTATTTTTAGATAGTATTTATGAGGCATTTAGAAAATCAGATTTAGTTACTAGAGGTTTTATATCAAAGGCTAATTTAGATAAGATGTATGGTCCTTTTAAAAGAGCTTTATATAATAATAAATTCCATTCAGTTTTATCATCTGGATCAATTAATTCAAACATTTATTTCAAGATGTTTTTCGATTGAATTAGTGAGATAAATAAAGAAAACGGAAACACATTTTTTAATGATGTAATCTTGGATTTTACAAAAGAGCTTAAAAGACAAATAAAAGAAGGTGGAGCAACAACTCAACAACAAAAAGATTTTATTGTTCGTGAGTTTAAAAAATTTGACAAAATTTTTGGAAGTCTTAGCACTACAGGAAAACTTTTTAGCGCACTATTTTTAAATCTAGAAGTCTATGATATTTTTACCTACATAAAAGACCCTGTTAAATTCATTGAAGGTTTTGAAGAGATCATTAAATCAATAGATTTTACAAAAGCTACTTCTGAAATTGGTTTATGATATGAACAAAACTGACAAAAACATGATCAAAACAATAAATATATTTTGCTTTCAGAAATTGATGTTTTACTTTCAATTTTAGATAGTGCCGACCAAAATAAAGTAAGACTAGGAATGGGCAAAATTGTCTCAGAAATAGACTTTAATAAATTTTTAAATCCAGAAGAACAAGATTCAATATATTCAAGATTTAAAAAAATACATGGTGAAAATCAAGATGTTAAAAACTTTTTTAATAAATTAGATGGATCAAAAGAAGGTCAAGAAAAATATTCAAATGTTTCAAAAGGATTAGTTGAGTTAATTTCGTTTTTAGACATTAAATCATTTGTTGCAAGACTAAAACAAAATAGTGAATTTAAGTTATTACCAAAAATTCCAAACAACCCTAAAGAATACAAAACAAATTCTATTAGTTCTAAAAATTTATGAGCTTCATTTTTAGATTCAATTTTTCATGGTCAAAGTGATGAAAATGGTGTTAATTTAGGTATTAACAATGATGCTAAAATAAAAAGCATTTTAGTTGAAATGTTTAACATCTCTGATGCAGGTGAGTTCTTAAAAATTTCTGACAAACCTCTTTACATTCCAAGTTTTAAAGATGATAAAAAAGTTGGATTAGGTGATCTTTCTGTACTACAAAGTCTTCCTCAACTTTTTGCATCTCAAGTAGATAAATCTAAAGAAGTTTTTACACAACTTGAAATATTGAATCAACTTGATCAAATTAAAAATTCACTATTACAAAATAGAAACTTAAGTGAATCACAAGTTGAACTTTTAAAAAAATATCTACCATTAGAACAAGACTTTAATTTTGAAGATAAAAATAATGTAATTGAACACATTGATGCAAATTATCTTTTAACAAATCAATTTAGATTTAATAGCACAAACTCATCACTTGTTAATTTTTCTACTATTGCAAAAAGGCTTTTAGATGCTCCTTCAAATCATGAGGCATACAACCTTGCATCAAAACAACTTAAAGACTCACTTGGAAGTGTTTATGAAGAGTTTGAACTTTCTTCTTCAGGTCTAAAACATCCTGATTATAAATTAGGTAAAAAAGCCATTAGTCTTTTAGCCCTTTTTATTAGACTAAGAAAAGAATCATTAAGTATTGAAAATTATCAAAATGACTATAAAAAGATTTTTGATTTTATAAATACTAAATCAGATGATGAAAATGCTTTTGTTAATGTAGTAAATTCAAAAACTTTGTACAAAGATGTTGATGACAATTTTGATATAGCTGGTTTTGGAATTTCTAAAGGACTAGCTTCAACTTCAAGACTAGCAAATGAATTATTTGAAAAAGAAGCAGAAAATTACAAAAATAAAGAAATTCAAAAATTTCTAGATTCACTAACTAATGAAGCTAGAAAATTAATTGAAGAAAATAAAGAATATTTTATTCAAATAGCTGCAATTTTACTTTCATTTAAAGAGTATCATCCAACACTTTTAAATATTTTTGAATATGAAGATATTCATAGAAATAATTTCTTTAAATACTCTATTACAAATCCAGTTTTTGAAAATAAAATTGCACTTAATGAGTTGAACAAGCAAGCTAGTGCTGCAATAAATCAATCAAAAATTATTTATTCATTAGGTCTTTCTTATGCATTAGTTGATCCAATGTTAAACATTTTGCTTCCTCAAGTTGCTCTATGATTTACCTCAAGTTTAAACACTCCAGAAAATTCACAAAACAAAGACAATAAATCAAATCTTGCTTATTTGATTACTAACAAAGTTGTTAATCTAGGTAAGATGAATTTTGAACAAATCCAAAATTTTGTTTCTGTGTTTTTGGGAAATAGTAATGAAGGTGTTTTTAACAACTTTGAAAATGATGCCAAAAGTAATTTGTTTGTTGATTTAGATTATTTAGAGCTTATTGGAATTAATGAAAATTCAAGGAAAAAAAATGATGAACAAGAGCTTGTTTTTGGAATTAATTTCAAAAAAACTATTTATGAATTTATTGATGCAGTAACATATCCTCATACTCTAGATAATGTTGTTGTTTTTAATGATGTTGCTTCATATTTAGTAAAAGTAAATCAAGCTTATCTTGTTAAAAATAATAAAACAATTTACACTGGTGAAATACCAACTAATAACAAATTATTTAATGAATTTTTATTAAAAAATAAAGATGAAAGTTGAATGTTAAATGTTAATGGTTCTCAATTTATTATTGTAGGAACCGATACAACTAGTGATTATTTATATCCAGTTGTTGATGAAAATAATTTACAAGTTAACACTTCTCAACAAGCCATAGTTTATGTAAACCAAAAAGGATTTGAAAGAGTAAAAACTTTTTCTGAATCACCTAATATAAAAGAATACATTTTAGTTAAAGCAGAGCCAAAAAAAGAAAGGCTTTTAGCTGATCAAATTGAATCATATATTAGTCAACAAACTGATCAATCAGTTGGTATTAAAAAAACTTACTTAAATAATGAAATTGATCCAATTAATCCAGAAAGATCTATTAGAGTTGCAACTCCAAGGTTGATCATATCTTCTGTTTCAAATTTCAACTTTTATATTATTATCATCCTAATAACTCTTGTTGCTATTTCAATTATTTTTATTGTTCATAGATACATTAAAAATAAATCACTTGTTATTGGAATTTTAATTTTTCAAGGATATTCACCTCTTCAAATATCACTATCCATGACAGTCTTTGCAATGTTTACGGCTGTTTTTGGTGGAGTCTTTGGTTATGTTGTTGGAAACAATCTCCAAGGCTTATTGATGAATGTCTTTTCTAATTTTTGAACCCTCGAAAGACACACAGAAAAATTTAGTATTGTCTCACTTATGGTTGCTGTGTTTTTACCCTTTTTAGGAATGTCGATTTTGATTATTTTGACTTCATTATGAATACTTAGAAAAAAACCAATTGATCTAATGTCTGGTATTACAGCAATAAAGGTTGGATCATTTTCAAGAAGAATAAATAGACTTTTTTCAAAAAGAAATGTAAAGACAAAATTTTCAGCTTCACTTTTAGTTAACTCCTTTTTCAAATTACTCTCTTTAGCTTTTGCAATTACCATCACATCAACAATCATCATGTTTGGTATTAGTATTAATAAAGTCTTTAGTAAATCAATTGACTCTACCTACAAAAATAGACACTATAGTTTTAAATTAAACTTAGCAACTCCTACTCTTGAAGGAGGACCTTTAACTAAATTAAACTATGATGAAATTAAAAACTCATTGTATGTTCCTCTTGGAACTCCTGGAGAGGCAAACTTAGTTGATGGAACATACTTTAAACCTGGATGGTCAAATGCTATAAATGGTGATAGAAGCCAAAAAAATAATGGAGATCCAAAAGATTATTTACCTCACGTTTTTAGTGCATTTTCAATGAATATCATAGTTGAAGGTGCGATTAGATTTAACCTTTGAGATCTTATTTATAATTCACTGCCCGACACACAAAAATTCAGGGTTGATAAAATAGTTTCTGAAATGGGAAAACTTCTAGAACAAACTCAATTTGATGAAACTTCACCATATAAATTAATTCAAAATCCAGAAAATGGTAATTTCTATTATGGATCAGTAAGTGATCCTAAAAACTACTTTAAATACTTTGATGATTTACAAGGTGTAAGAGGATTTTTCTATATGAGATGAAATGCTATAGAAAACACTTATAATCATGAACCCATTACTACATCAAGGGATATTTTTGCAGATGATTATTATGGAGATTTTCCAAATCAAAAAAACATTAGTCTAAGAAATGTTTATCGTCAATTTTTAGTAAGAGCCTACACTAAATTACACCAATCAGAAAACCATAGAATTGCAAAAGAGCTTGAAGAAAAAGGAACTCAAAGTTTTCCAAGAGAAGATTATTTCTTATCACTTGGAGGAGTTGTCTTTGATCAAAGATTTGATGAGACTTATTCATATGCAAGTGCTAACTTTGAAGGCACAACAAGATCATTAAATATTTATGGATACAAAAGTGATTCAAAATTCATAAAAATCATTGATGAAAATGATGTTGATTTAATGCAAGAAATTGCTAAGTTTGAAACTAAAACAATTGATGGTAAAAAAGTTTATCCAGTTGTTGTTAACACTGTAAGTTCTAAAAAATACAAACTAGGTATTGGTTCAACTTTTGGAGTTTCAATATTAAACAAAGCAACTCGTTATTCACATCAAATTAAACAAGAAAACTTTGACAATAATGTAATTTTTGAAGTTGTTGGAATTAACCCAACTTTTATCAATGAAGAATTTATTACAAGCCAAGAAATTGTTAATGAAATTACTGATTTAAACAAAATTGCTCTAAGAGAAAATCAAGAAATTTTTAATGGAATTTTAACCTCAAGAGACAAACCAGCACAGCTAATAGGATCATCATCAATTTACTCAGCTAGTGGTTATTGACCTGCAATAACAAACTTTGAATTTAAAGGTAATGAAAGCGCAATTTATGATGCTATTTTTGATGAAAGTGGACCTTTAAGAAGTGTAAGTGGATTAAACCTTTCAGAGCAACAAATTTTAAGGTGATTAAACTCAAATGCAAGCTCATTAGATGAGTTAAAAAATAATGAATCTCAAAGAGATGCTGCTCTTCAAAAATATGCTCAAGTTTATGGAAGTTTATATGCAAGTGTTTCAAGCTCAATTGACTCAAAAGATGTTGAATCAGGATTTGTTACAAACATATCTTCGGCTGTTAATAATTTAACTGTTGCTATCTTAATTATTTCCTTAATTATTTCAGTTATTATTTTGGTAATTATTTCAGTAATATTAATTGCTGAAAATGAAAAAAACATAGCTATCTTTGCAATCTTGGGTTACAATAACAAAGAAAGATTAATTCTATTTTTCTCAATTTTTGTTCCATTTATTATCTTTGCTATTTTGCTTTCATCGGTGTTTGTTTTAGCTATTATTTTCACGTTCAATTTCTTCTTAATAAACGCAGCTTCCATAGCCCTTCCGCTTTCTTTAAAATTCTGACATATGTTAGTTACTTTCCTAGCTGTTGCAGCAATCATTTCTGTTACATCTATTTTTTCATGAATTGGAATAAACAAAATCAAACCTATTATGTTGTTGAAAGGTAAATAA
- a CDS encoding choline/carnitine O-acyltransferase: MKKPNLNSKIQRKIESNSLLFESAHNYFKNSANIETLPIEKSEDFLERFLEWTKPLISKDDYQKALEEVKNYLSSNERQKIETIIKQRSQNPDNSWLADWWLKYVYLTTRLPMTPEVNAPYYIEFKNQNLTQSQSASIIALELGKIYQKVKNGELDFLEIKNKKISLDQLKTLFSSMRLRSENLDKYYVNNKFFNHIIVMKNNVFYKVNIFKNKKLVDLSSLNKTFNSIIENENKNKYNSNFLTAAIDAKKSEELFDEFASKYPEQALDILNSLFIINLDDVSPQSALENLKNSTLTSDFNRWHGKGLQVIISKNSKVVFLSDHASVDGASIASIVNIIGTRFEENIKFEKNAKPAEFETFKNDIDQDKIAVFKQIKDEFLSYVNKTLFFEHVIKKFNKDEVKKRGVKSSEALIQLFYQIAQYQSNEQVKNTYIAVDMRGFFRGRTECIRPVSGVSLEYVKKFAQNPEQALKEFENYFPQIEKEHYQRTLLTKQGKGINRHMLGIYLAWYENQDEIKKPALLETKAWKAASQNILSTSSIVDKYLKNFSFNPVENDGIGIAYAMDSDNFRMITSVFEDNKKYLEKWTKNFLNIVNLFLEKI, from the coding sequence ATGAAAAAACCTAATTTAAACTCAAAAATTCAAAGAAAAATTGAGAGTAATTCATTACTTTTTGAAAGTGCTCATAATTACTTTAAAAATAGTGCTAATATAGAAACTTTACCTATTGAAAAATCAGAGGATTTTCTCGAGAGATTTTTAGAATGGACTAAGCCATTAATTTCAAAAGATGACTATCAAAAAGCACTTGAAGAAGTGAAAAATTATTTAAGCTCAAATGAGCGCCAAAAAATTGAAACAATTATTAAACAAAGATCACAAAACCCTGACAATAGTTGACTTGCAGATTGATGATTAAAATATGTTTATTTAACAACTCGTCTACCTATGACTCCAGAGGTTAATGCCCCTTATTATATTGAATTTAAAAATCAAAATTTAACTCAAAGTCAAAGTGCATCTATTATTGCCCTTGAACTTGGAAAAATATATCAAAAAGTTAAAAATGGAGAGCTAGATTTTCTTGAAATAAAAAACAAAAAAATTTCTCTAGATCAATTAAAAACGCTTTTTTCTTCAATGAGATTACGCTCTGAAAATTTAGATAAATATTATGTAAATAACAAATTTTTTAATCACATAATAGTGATGAAAAATAATGTATTTTATAAAGTAAATATTTTTAAAAACAAAAAATTAGTAGATCTTTCTAGTTTGAATAAAACCTTCAATTCAATTATAGAAAACGAAAATAAAAATAAATATAATTCAAACTTTTTAACAGCTGCAATTGATGCTAAAAAATCAGAGGAACTTTTTGATGAATTTGCCTCAAAATATCCTGAACAAGCTCTTGATATTTTAAATAGTCTTTTTATCATAAATTTAGATGATGTTAGTCCTCAATCAGCTTTGGAAAATTTAAAAAATTCAACTTTAACTTCTGATTTTAATCGTTGACACGGAAAAGGCTTACAAGTAATAATTAGCAAAAATTCTAAAGTTGTTTTTCTTTCAGATCATGCAAGTGTAGATGGAGCTAGTATAGCAAGCATAGTAAACATTATAGGAACAAGATTTGAAGAAAATATAAAATTTGAAAAAAATGCCAAACCTGCAGAATTTGAAACTTTTAAAAATGATATTGATCAGGACAAAATAGCTGTATTTAAGCAAATAAAAGATGAATTTTTAAGCTATGTTAACAAAACTTTATTTTTTGAACATGTAATTAAAAAATTCAATAAAGATGAAGTTAAAAAAAGAGGAGTTAAATCCTCAGAGGCTTTAATTCAACTTTTTTATCAAATTGCTCAATATCAAAGTAACGAGCAAGTAAAAAACACTTATATAGCAGTTGATATGAGAGGCTTTTTTAGAGGAAGAACTGAGTGCATTAGACCAGTTAGTGGTGTTTCATTAGAATATGTAAAAAAATTTGCACAAAATCCTGAACAAGCACTTAAAGAATTTGAAAATTACTTTCCTCAAATTGAAAAAGAACACTATCAAAGAACACTTTTAACAAAGCAAGGAAAAGGAATTAATAGGCACATGCTTGGAATATATCTTGCTTGATATGAAAATCAAGATGAAATTAAAAAACCTGCTTTGTTGGAAACTAAAGCTTGAAAAGCTGCCTCTCAAAACATATTATCAACTTCAAGTATTGTTGATAAATATCTAAAAAACTTTTCATTTAATCCCGTTGAAAATGATGGTATTGGCATAGCTTATGCAATGGATAGTGATAACTTTAGAATGATCACAAGTGTCTTTGAAGACAACAAAAAATATCTAGAAAAATGAACAAAAAACTTTCTAAATATTGTTAATTTATTTTTAGAAAAAATTTAA